A window of Bradyrhizobium sp. AZCC 1610 contains these coding sequences:
- a CDS encoding TauD/TfdA dioxygenase family protein — protein sequence MTVTIRQLHPHFFGEVSGVDLRKPLSPQEAADIEAGMDKYAVLLFRNQDITDEQQLAFALNFGEREKARGGTITKKEDYRLTTGLNDVSNLGKDGKPLPRDSRTHLFNLGNCLWHSDSSFRPIPAKFSLLSARVVNPKGGNTEFADMRAAYDALDDETKAEIEDLICEHSLMYSRGSLGFLDYSDEEKEMFKPVLQRLVRTHPVHRRKSLYLSSHAGAIKGMSVPEARLLLRDLTEHATQPKFVHVHKWTLHDLVMWDNRQTMHRVRRYDQSQPRDMRRATVAGTEPTVQQQAAE from the coding sequence ATGACGGTCACGATCCGGCAGCTTCATCCGCATTTTTTCGGCGAGGTTTCGGGCGTTGATTTGCGCAAGCCCCTGTCGCCGCAGGAAGCGGCCGACATCGAAGCCGGCATGGACAAATATGCCGTGCTGCTGTTCCGCAACCAGGACATCACGGACGAACAGCAACTGGCCTTTGCGCTGAATTTTGGCGAGCGCGAGAAGGCACGGGGCGGCACCATCACCAAGAAGGAAGACTACCGGCTGACCACGGGGCTGAACGACGTCTCCAACCTCGGCAAGGACGGCAAGCCGCTGCCGCGCGACAGCCGCACCCATCTGTTCAATCTCGGCAACTGCCTGTGGCATTCCGACAGTTCGTTCCGCCCGATCCCGGCAAAATTTTCGCTGCTGTCGGCGCGGGTGGTGAACCCCAAGGGCGGCAACACCGAATTCGCCGACATGCGCGCGGCCTATGACGCGCTCGACGACGAGACCAAGGCCGAGATCGAGGATCTGATCTGCGAGCATTCGCTGATGTATTCGCGCGGCTCGCTCGGCTTCCTCGATTATTCCGACGAAGAGAAAGAGATGTTCAAGCCGGTGCTGCAGCGGCTGGTGCGGACCCATCCGGTGCATCGCCGCAAGTCGCTGTACCTGTCATCGCATGCGGGCGCCATCAAGGGCATGAGCGTGCCCGAGGCGCGGCTGTTGCTGCGCGATCTCACCGAGCACGCCACGCAGCCGAAATTCGTCCATGTCCATAAATGGACGTTGCATGACCTCGTGATGTGGGACAACCGCCAGACCATGCACCGCGTCCGGCGCTACGACCAGTCGCAACCCCGCGACATGCGCCGCGCGACCGTTGCCGGCACCGAGCCGACGGTGCAGCAGCAGGCGGCGGAGTAG
- a CDS encoding oligosaccharide flippase family protein encodes MAVMDTQSATAPPAGVIARLRGLLGGSSEASVTRRLAGMVFIIRVFSAALAYFAQILLARWMGGSDYGIYVYVWTWVLLLGSMMDFGISASAQKIIPEYRTRGEHALLRGFLSGSRWMTLAVSSIVSLLLAGAVNGLSPWIDANAIVPLYIGCLTLPAFVVANTQDGIARSHDWMQLGLMPQFIVRQSLIIGLTAGSFVLGFNLGATAAMWASAAAVWIAMIGQMIVLNRRLGGHIEAGPKAYDFRGWLAVSLPILLVESFYLLLSYTDVLVLQQFRSSEEVGVYFAVVKTLALVSFIHYAMAATTAHRFAEYHAQGDKPRLAAYVAHAIQWTFWPSLAATILLLALGKPLLWLFGPQFVVGYDIMFIAAVGLVVRSAIGPVERLLNMLGHQHICALAYSLAFVMNLVLCVMLVPRFGGHGAAAATSISLAFETVLLFWIVRRRLGLHVLAFGKR; translated from the coding sequence GTGGCCGTGATGGATACGCAATCCGCAACCGCTCCGCCTGCCGGCGTGATCGCGCGCCTGCGTGGGCTGCTTGGCGGCTCCAGTGAAGCCTCCGTCACCAGGCGGCTGGCCGGCATGGTCTTCATCATCCGCGTCTTCAGCGCAGCGCTCGCCTATTTCGCGCAGATCCTGCTGGCGCGCTGGATGGGCGGCTCGGACTACGGCATCTACGTCTATGTCTGGACCTGGGTGCTGCTGCTCGGCAGCATGATGGATTTCGGCATCTCGGCATCCGCGCAGAAGATCATTCCGGAGTATCGAACCCGCGGCGAGCATGCCCTGCTGCGCGGCTTCCTCTCCGGCAGCCGCTGGATGACGCTCGCCGTCTCCTCGATCGTCTCGCTATTGCTGGCGGGCGCGGTGAACGGATTATCGCCGTGGATCGACGCCAACGCGATCGTTCCCCTCTATATCGGCTGCCTGACGCTGCCGGCATTTGTCGTTGCCAACACCCAGGACGGCATCGCCCGCTCGCATGACTGGATGCAGCTCGGCCTGATGCCGCAATTCATCGTGCGGCAGTCGCTGATCATTGGCCTCACGGCCGGCTCCTTCGTGCTCGGCTTCAATCTCGGCGCCACCGCCGCAATGTGGGCCAGCGCCGCCGCGGTATGGATCGCGATGATCGGCCAGATGATCGTGCTGAACCGCAGGCTCGGCGGCCACATCGAGGCTGGCCCCAAGGCCTATGATTTCCGCGGCTGGCTCGCGGTCTCGCTGCCGATCCTGCTGGTGGAAAGCTTTTATCTGCTGTTGTCCTACACCGACGTGCTGGTGCTGCAGCAGTTCCGCTCCTCCGAAGAAGTCGGCGTCTATTTCGCCGTGGTGAAGACGCTGGCGCTGGTTTCCTTCATTCACTATGCGATGGCGGCGACGACGGCGCATCGCTTTGCCGAATATCACGCGCAGGGCGACAAGCCGCGGCTAGCGGCCTACGTGGCGCACGCGATCCAGTGGACGTTCTGGCCGTCGCTGGCCGCGACCATCCTGCTGCTGGCGCTGGGCAAGCCGCTGCTGTGGCTGTTCGGACCGCAATTCGTGGTCGGCTACGACATCATGTTCATTGCGGCTGTTGGACTCGTGGTGCGATCCGCCATCGGCCCGGTCGAGCGTCTCCTCAACATGCTCGGCCACCAGCACATCTGCGCGCTGGCCTATTCGCTCGCCTTCGTCATGAACCTCGTGCTGTGCGTAATGCTGGTGCCGCGCTTCGGCGGCCATGGTGCTGCGGCTGCGACCTCGATCTCGCTGGCGTTCGAGACGGTGCTGCTGTTCTGGATCGTGCGCCGGCGGCTCGGACTGCACGTGCTGGCGTTCGGCAAACGCTGA
- a CDS encoding CAP domain-containing protein — MQQRARPAFRILWGILSVKRATIAIIGLLLLAGCSADVKIPDQPAMYLDMAQPGATLDPVAAAIMISQYRQNNGLGTVVVDPELIKLAEQQSQAMAARNKMDHNVKGPLEKRLGASGYPATLAVENVSAGYHTLAEAFSGWRDSPPHKANMLKNGVTKLGIAATYAPGTKYKVFWTLILAST, encoded by the coding sequence ATGCAACAACGGGCGCGTCCAGCCTTCCGGATTCTTTGGGGGATTCTTTCAGTGAAACGGGCGACCATCGCCATTATCGGGCTTTTGCTGCTTGCCGGCTGCTCGGCAGACGTCAAAATCCCAGATCAGCCGGCCATGTATCTCGACATGGCGCAACCCGGCGCCACGCTCGATCCGGTCGCGGCGGCGATCATGATCTCGCAATACCGCCAGAACAACGGCCTCGGCACCGTGGTGGTCGATCCCGAACTGATCAAGCTCGCCGAGCAGCAGTCGCAGGCGATGGCGGCGCGTAACAAGATGGACCACAATGTGAAGGGCCCGCTGGAGAAGCGGTTGGGCGCTTCCGGCTATCCGGCGACGCTTGCGGTCGAAAATGTCTCGGCCGGATACCACACCTTGGCGGAGGCCTTCTCCGGCTGGCGCGACTCGCCGCCGCACAAGGCCAACATGCTCAAGAACGGTGTCACAAAATTGGGCATCGCAGCAACTTATGCTCCAGGCACCAAATACAAGGTGTTCTGGACACTCATCCTAGCATCAACCTGA
- a CDS encoding 3-hydroxybutyrate dehydrogenase has translation MGTLKGKTAVVTGSTSGIGLAYARAFAAAGANVVLNGMGVPADIERERSGIETDFKVRAVHSPADMTKPAEIAEMIALGEKTFGAVDVLVNNAGIQFVSPIEEFPPEKWEAIIGINLSSAFYSIRAAVPGMKKRGWGRIINTASAHSLVASPFKSAYVSAKHGIAGLTKTVALELATFKITCNCISPGYVWTPLVEKQIPDTMKARNMTKEQVINDVLLEAQPTKEFVTSEQVAALALFLCSDDAAQITGANLSIDGGWTAA, from the coding sequence ATGGGTACATTGAAAGGCAAGACCGCCGTCGTGACCGGCTCGACCAGCGGCATCGGATTGGCTTACGCGCGCGCTTTCGCCGCCGCCGGCGCCAATGTCGTCCTCAACGGCATGGGCGTGCCGGCCGATATCGAGCGGGAGCGTTCCGGCATCGAGACCGATTTCAAGGTCCGGGCCGTGCATTCGCCCGCCGACATGACCAAGCCCGCCGAGATCGCCGAAATGATCGCGCTTGGCGAGAAGACTTTTGGCGCGGTCGACGTCCTCGTCAACAATGCCGGCATCCAGTTCGTATCGCCGATCGAGGAATTCCCGCCCGAGAAGTGGGAAGCGATCATCGGCATCAACCTGTCGTCGGCGTTTTACAGCATCCGCGCCGCGGTGCCCGGCATGAAGAAACGCGGCTGGGGCCGCATCATCAATACGGCTTCCGCGCACTCGCTGGTCGCTTCGCCGTTCAAGTCGGCCTATGTCTCGGCCAAGCACGGCATCGCCGGCCTCACCAAGACGGTGGCGCTGGAGCTTGCGACCTTCAAGATCACCTGCAACTGCATCAGCCCGGGCTATGTCTGGACGCCGCTGGTCGAGAAGCAGATTCCCGACACCATGAAGGCGCGCAACATGACCAAGGAGCAGGTCATCAATGACGTGCTTCTTGAAGCACAACCGACCAAGGAGTTCGTGACGTCAGAGCAGGTTGCCGCGCTGGCACTGTTCCTGTGCAGCGACGATGCAGCCCAAATCACCGGCGCGAACCTTTCGATCGACGGCGGCTGGACCGCGGCGTAG
- a CDS encoding GNAT family N-acetyltransferase, with protein sequence MINIGGPQIRRLEPADAALYREIRLEALQRNPEAFGSTFERENAQPLSWFEAAISCAAIFGGFLDGRLMGIAGFGAQEGTKHAHKGLLWAMYVRSAARKSGLGKMLVAAVLDHARGRVEMVQLTVVSENEAARRLYDTMGFVAYGYEKRALKHDGRYYDEVLMVKFLDEGLN encoded by the coding sequence GTGATCAATATTGGCGGCCCGCAGATACGTCGCCTGGAGCCTGCTGACGCTGCCCTGTATCGAGAGATACGGCTGGAAGCTCTGCAGAGAAATCCGGAGGCTTTTGGCAGCACGTTTGAGAGAGAAAACGCGCAACCGCTATCGTGGTTCGAAGCGGCAATTTCCTGCGCGGCCATCTTCGGCGGATTCCTTGATGGGCGGCTTATGGGAATAGCTGGGTTTGGCGCGCAGGAAGGTACGAAGCACGCGCATAAGGGATTGCTTTGGGCCATGTATGTTCGAAGCGCTGCGCGAAAATCCGGGCTTGGGAAAATGCTTGTCGCGGCTGTTCTGGATCATGCGCGCGGGCGCGTGGAGATGGTCCAGTTGACCGTGGTAAGCGAGAATGAAGCTGCGCGGCGGCTTTACGACACCATGGGCTTTGTCGCGTACGGCTATGAAAAGCGAGCCCTCAAGCACGACGGGCGATATTACGACGAGGTTCTGATGGTCAAATTCCTCGACGAAGGTTTGAATTAG
- a CDS encoding SDR family NAD(P)-dependent oxidoreductase, with amino-acid sequence MSEFKQLSRSVKGLTVLVTGAASGMGRATARVFANDGAKVAVTDINLDATHAVAGEIVATGGSAKAWVLDVAKPDDIIKVVDDVAEHFGSLDIVINNAGISVRVAIDDEGYEAAWGKALAVMLTAHPRIIRAALPHLRRSKCPRIVNIASTEALGATALHGPYSAAKAGVTGLTRSLAVELGREGITVNCICPGPIRTAITERISEEHKTIYARRRTALGRYGEPEEVAHMTLSLCLPAASFLTGAVIPVDGGLMARNA; translated from the coding sequence ATGTCAGAATTCAAACAGCTCAGCCGCTCGGTTAAAGGCCTGACCGTTCTGGTCACCGGCGCCGCCAGCGGTATGGGCCGCGCCACGGCGCGGGTGTTCGCGAACGACGGCGCCAAAGTCGCCGTTACCGATATCAACTTGGACGCCACCCACGCCGTCGCCGGCGAGATCGTCGCAACTGGTGGTTCGGCGAAGGCATGGGTGCTCGACGTCGCAAAGCCTGACGACATCATCAAGGTCGTCGACGACGTCGCCGAACATTTCGGCTCCCTCGATATCGTCATCAACAATGCCGGCATCTCCGTGCGGGTTGCTATCGACGACGAGGGTTATGAAGCAGCCTGGGGCAAGGCGCTGGCCGTGATGCTGACCGCGCATCCGCGCATCATCCGCGCGGCGTTGCCGCATTTGCGCCGATCGAAATGCCCGCGCATCGTCAATATCGCATCGACCGAGGCGCTCGGCGCGACCGCATTGCACGGCCCCTATTCGGCGGCGAAAGCCGGCGTCACCGGCTTGACGCGCTCCCTTGCCGTCGAGCTCGGCCGCGAGGGCATCACGGTGAACTGCATCTGCCCGGGCCCGATCCGCACCGCGATCACCGAGCGGATTTCCGAGGAGCACAAGACGATTTACGCCAGACGCCGCACCGCGCTTGGCCGCTACGGCGAGCCCGAGGAAGTGGCGCACATGACGCTGAGCTTGTGCCTGCCGGCGGCCTCGTTCCTGACCGGCGCTGTCATCCCCGTGGACGGCGGGCTGATGGCGCGAAACGCGTGA
- a CDS encoding sulfate/molybdate ABC transporter ATP-binding protein has translation MTIEVKNIVKKFGAFAALDDVDLKVGKGELLALLGPSGSGKTTLLRIIAGLDWPDAGEVRIDGEDALGHGASERHVGFVFQHYALFRHMTVFENVAFGLRVQPRAIRKDEATIRARVKELLDLVQLDWLANRYPSQLSGGQRQRIALARALAIEPRILLLDEPFGALDAKVRKELRQWLRSLHSEIHVTSIFVTHDQEEALEVANRVVVMDKGRIEQIGTPGDVYDNPATAFVHGFIGESIVLPVEVAGGSVRLGGRPLNIAADGAVSGASKLFVRRHDMQIGPAGTGSLEGAVRHVRSFGPIQRAEIALSGGEGKTVIEIDAPRDRELQAGEIIGLQPRRYRIFAVQD, from the coding sequence GTGACCATTGAAGTCAAAAATATCGTCAAGAAATTCGGCGCGTTTGCAGCCCTCGACGATGTCGATCTGAAAGTCGGCAAGGGCGAATTGCTGGCGCTGCTTGGTCCATCCGGTTCGGGCAAGACGACGCTGCTGCGGATCATTGCAGGCCTCGACTGGCCCGACGCCGGCGAGGTGCGGATCGACGGCGAGGACGCGCTGGGACACGGTGCCAGCGAGCGCCATGTCGGATTCGTGTTCCAGCACTACGCGCTGTTCCGCCACATGACGGTGTTCGAAAACGTTGCCTTTGGCCTGCGCGTGCAGCCGCGCGCCATCCGCAAGGACGAGGCCACGATCCGCGCCCGCGTCAAGGAGCTGTTGGATCTGGTGCAACTCGACTGGCTGGCCAACCGCTATCCCAGCCAGTTGTCCGGCGGCCAGCGGCAGCGCATTGCACTCGCCCGCGCGCTCGCGATCGAGCCGCGCATCCTGCTGCTCGACGAGCCCTTTGGTGCGCTCGACGCCAAAGTGCGGAAAGAGCTGCGGCAATGGCTGCGCTCGCTGCATTCCGAAATCCACGTGACCTCGATCTTCGTCACCCATGACCAGGAAGAGGCGCTCGAAGTCGCCAACCGCGTGGTGGTGATGGACAAGGGCCGCATCGAGCAGATCGGCACGCCCGGCGATGTCTATGACAATCCCGCCACCGCTTTCGTCCATGGCTTCATCGGCGAATCCATCGTGCTGCCGGTGGAGGTTGCCGGCGGCTCGGTGCGGCTCGGCGGCCGGCCGCTCAATATCGCCGCCGATGGCGCGGTCTCCGGTGCCTCAAAGCTGTTCGTCCGCCGCCACGACATGCAGATCGGACCGGCGGGAACCGGCTCGCTGGAGGGCGCGGTGCGCCATGTCCGCTCGTTCGGCCCGATCCAGCGGGCGGAGATCGCGCTCTCGGGCGGTGAGGGCAAGACCGTGATCGAGATCGACGCCCCGCGGGACCGGGAACTCCAGGCCGGTGAGATCATCGGCCTGCAGCCGCGCCGCTACCGGATTTTCGCGGTCCAGGATTGA
- a CDS encoding SDR family NAD(P)-dependent oxidoreductase: MNELDFSGKQVLVVGGSSGIGNGIAQAFRAKGAHVAVCGTRADAADYSPDEGSHLEGLDYFRLDVSDAQAIESFEPPFDKLDVLVLAQGAVIYRRGEFKMDGFRKVVEVNLMSLMACATKFQAMLSASQGSLIIVSSTAAYHSTMGNPAYNASKTGAVGLTRTLGEAWAGNGIRVNGIAPGLVDTKMTKATTSNPKRLEGALERIPLKRLGTPADMAGAALFLASPLSSYIIGQTIVVDGGLIL, translated from the coding sequence ATGAACGAACTGGATTTCAGCGGCAAGCAGGTGCTGGTGGTCGGCGGCTCCAGCGGCATCGGTAACGGCATCGCGCAGGCCTTCCGCGCCAAGGGCGCGCATGTGGCCGTCTGCGGCACCCGCGCGGACGCTGCCGATTATTCGCCCGACGAAGGATCGCATCTCGAAGGGCTCGACTATTTCCGGCTCGACGTCAGCGACGCTCAAGCCATTGAATCCTTCGAGCCACCTTTCGACAAACTCGACGTGCTGGTGCTGGCGCAAGGCGCGGTGATCTACCGCCGCGGCGAATTCAAAATGGATGGCTTTCGCAAGGTCGTGGAAGTCAACCTGATGAGCCTGATGGCGTGTGCAACGAAATTTCAGGCGATGCTGAGCGCGAGCCAAGGCTCGCTGATCATCGTCAGTTCGACTGCCGCCTATCACTCCACCATGGGCAACCCGGCCTACAACGCTTCGAAGACCGGCGCGGTCGGGCTGACGCGTACGCTCGGCGAGGCGTGGGCCGGCAATGGCATCCGCGTCAACGGCATCGCGCCCGGTCTGGTCGACACCAAGATGACCAAGGCGACGACATCAAATCCGAAACGCCTCGAAGGCGCGCTGGAGCGGATCCCGTTGAAGCGGCTCGGCACGCCCGCCGACATGGCCGGCGCGGCGCTGTTCCTGGCCTCGCCGCTTTCGTCCTACATTATCGGCCAGACCATCGTGGTCGATGGCGGGCTTATACTTTGA
- a CDS encoding YqgE/AlgH family protein, whose product MSPEGKTSKPVRRKAAGFGDNSSGEGYLDGRLLIAMPVMGDPRFERSVIYMCAHSSEGAMGIIVNRPAGSIDFPGLLVQLDIIQRADQIKLPENAESMQVLKGGPVDTGRGFVLHSSDFFIQDATLNIDDGICLTATVDILKAIAKGTGPKHAILALGYAGWAPGQLEDEIQHNGWLHCDADPELIFGDDVDEKYQRALRKIGIDPGMLSNEAGHA is encoded by the coding sequence ATGAGCCCTGAAGGCAAAACATCGAAGCCCGTTCGCCGCAAAGCCGCCGGCTTTGGCGATAATTCGTCCGGCGAAGGCTACCTGGACGGCCGGCTCTTGATCGCCATGCCGGTTATGGGCGACCCGCGCTTCGAGCGCTCCGTCATCTACATGTGCGCGCATTCGTCGGAAGGGGCGATGGGCATCATCGTCAACCGCCCGGCCGGCAGCATCGATTTTCCGGGATTGCTGGTGCAACTCGACATCATCCAGAGGGCCGACCAGATCAAGCTGCCGGAAAACGCCGAGTCCATGCAGGTGCTGAAGGGTGGCCCGGTCGATACCGGCCGCGGCTTCGTGCTGCATTCGAGCGATTTCTTCATCCAGGATGCGACGCTGAATATCGATGACGGCATCTGCCTGACTGCGACGGTGGACATCCTCAAGGCGATCGCCAAGGGCACCGGACCGAAGCACGCGATCTTGGCGCTCGGCTATGCCGGCTGGGCGCCGGGCCAGCTCGAGGACGAGATTCAGCACAATGGCTGGCTGCATTGCGACGCCGACCCGGAATTGATCTTCGGCGACGACGTCGATGAAAAATACCAGCGCGCGCTGCGCAAGATCGGCATCGACCCCGGCATGCTGTCGAACGAGGCCGGGCACGCCTGA
- a CDS encoding protein-disulfide reductase DsbD domain-containing protein produces MIVIVPLRAALGVAALYVACATSEVRAEDASPWQHDAHSAVRLLAGSRSGTVLLGGVAIQLQPGWKTYWRTPGDSGVPPRFDFSKSDNVEAVTVLWPAPKKFDDGAGGTALGYKQQVVLPLRIVAKNADKPVTLRANISYAVCDKLCIPVEAHAELAFASVASTEDGNLSDALNTVPKPANVGDPNPLTIRDVKREGKGNVLVDVTAPEAKEVSLFVEGPTPDWALPVPRLVEQSPPGVKRFAFELDGLPPGASPEGAALKLTLVGGDRAYEFNVNLN; encoded by the coding sequence ATGATCGTGATAGTTCCCCTCCGCGCCGCGCTCGGCGTCGCCGCATTGTATGTCGCGTGTGCGACGTCGGAAGTTCGCGCCGAGGATGCCTCGCCGTGGCAACATGACGCGCATTCCGCGGTCCGGTTGCTGGCGGGATCGCGCAGCGGCACGGTGCTGCTCGGCGGAGTCGCCATCCAGTTGCAGCCGGGATGGAAGACCTATTGGCGAACGCCCGGCGATTCCGGCGTTCCGCCCCGTTTTGACTTCTCCAAGTCGGACAATGTCGAAGCCGTGACCGTGCTGTGGCCGGCGCCGAAGAAATTTGACGACGGCGCCGGCGGCACCGCGTTGGGATACAAGCAGCAGGTCGTGTTGCCCCTGCGGATCGTGGCCAAAAATGCCGACAAGCCGGTGACGCTGCGGGCCAATATCAGCTACGCGGTTTGCGACAAGCTCTGCATTCCCGTCGAAGCCCATGCCGAACTCGCTTTTGCCAGCGTGGCAAGCACCGAGGACGGCAACCTGTCCGATGCGCTCAATACCGTGCCGAAGCCCGCCAATGTCGGCGACCCCAATCCGCTGACCATCCGCGACGTCAAGCGCGAGGGAAAGGGCAACGTGCTGGTCGACGTGACCGCGCCCGAGGCCAAGGAGGTCAGCCTGTTCGTCGAGGGGCCGACGCCTGACTGGGCGCTGCCGGTTCCCAGGCTCGTCGAGCAAAGTCCGCCCGGCGTCAAACGCTTTGCCTTCGAACTCGACGGCCTGCCTCCCGGCGCCAGCCCGGAAGGCGCCGCGCTCAAATTGACGCTGGTCGGCGGCGACCGGGCCTACGAGTTCAATGTCAATCTGAATTAA
- a CDS encoding sulfite exporter TauE/SafE family protein, with protein MIDPLYVASGFGVGLLVGMTGVGGGSLMTPLLILLFGIHPATAVGTDLLYAAATKAGGSVVHGWARSIHWPAVMRLASGSIPASMVTLLVLWQLDLNGASARSLINLVLCFALILTATSLIFRKAIMDRYRRRMEGLDISTTARATVLVGVALGVLVSISSVGAGAVGVTALLLLYPRLPMATIVGSDIAHAVPLTLVAGIGHWALGSVDWALMGVLLIGSLPGIVIGSYCAVRVPETVLRVVLASVLVLVAGKLVFNELHLSPESIAAFARSTTQ; from the coding sequence ATGATTGATCCACTGTACGTTGCATCGGGATTCGGCGTCGGCCTGCTGGTCGGGATGACAGGTGTCGGCGGCGGCTCCCTGATGACGCCGTTGCTGATCCTGCTGTTCGGCATTCATCCAGCGACCGCCGTCGGCACTGATCTGCTATACGCCGCCGCTACCAAGGCCGGCGGCAGCGTGGTGCATGGCTGGGCCCGCAGCATTCACTGGCCGGCGGTGATGCGTCTCGCCAGCGGCAGCATTCCGGCGAGCATGGTGACGCTGCTCGTGCTGTGGCAACTCGACCTCAACGGGGCATCCGCGCGCAGCCTGATCAATCTGGTGCTGTGCTTTGCGCTTATCCTCACCGCGACATCGTTGATCTTCCGCAAGGCGATCATGGATCGATACCGCCGGCGTATGGAAGGGCTCGATATTTCGACGACCGCCCGCGCGACCGTGCTGGTCGGCGTAGCGCTAGGTGTGCTGGTCTCGATTTCGTCGGTGGGCGCCGGCGCAGTTGGGGTAACCGCGCTGCTGCTGCTCTATCCGCGCCTGCCGATGGCAACCATCGTCGGCTCCGACATCGCGCACGCGGTGCCGCTGACGCTGGTGGCAGGCATCGGCCACTGGGCGCTCGGCTCCGTTGATTGGGCGCTGATGGGTGTGCTGCTGATAGGCTCATTGCCCGGCATCGTTATCGGCAGCTACTGTGCGGTTCGGGTGCCGGAGACCGTGTTGAGGGTGGTACTGGCCTCTGTTCTGGTCCTGGTCGCCGGCAAGCTTGTCTTCAACGAACTGCATTTGTCGCCAGAGAGCATCGCGGCCTTTGCCAGGAGCACGACCCAATAG
- a CDS encoding DUF3734 domain-containing protein, protein MDFSDSAPATTPAMAQRVLVLQGGGALGSYQAGAFQALCRSGFEPEWVAGISIGAINAAIIAGNGPETRVDRLKEFWEMVSSPVPWNPVTSGDRARSLFNETSAALIATFGVPGFFTPRIPPAPLWPPGSSQSQSYYDTAPLKKTLERLVDFDRINDLKTRLSVGAVGVASGNLRYFDNFQFRKLGKKIGPEHIMASGALPPGFPSVEIEGEHYWDGGIASNTPLDYVLGEENNRDLLIFQIDLFSARGDLPTSLLEAAEREKDIRYSSRTRMSTDKNKQVHNARKALRELLGKLPDNLKSDPSVAVLCNAARENTVTVVHLIYKSKNYESSSKDYDFSHVAMVEHWNAGVRDVHLSMRHRDVLERPQSGETMMAYDMTGDVSKAPEAKQE, encoded by the coding sequence ATGGATTTCTCCGACTCTGCGCCAGCCACCACGCCCGCGATGGCGCAGCGTGTGCTGGTGCTGCAAGGCGGCGGCGCGCTCGGCTCCTATCAGGCCGGCGCCTTTCAGGCGCTGTGTCGCTCGGGTTTCGAACCGGAATGGGTCGCGGGCATTTCGATCGGCGCCATCAATGCTGCGATCATTGCCGGCAACGGTCCTGAAACGCGCGTCGATCGCCTCAAGGAATTCTGGGAGATGGTGTCATCCCCTGTGCCGTGGAATCCCGTCACGTCAGGCGACCGCGCGCGCTCGCTGTTCAACGAAACCAGCGCCGCCCTGATTGCCACCTTCGGTGTGCCGGGCTTCTTCACGCCGCGCATTCCGCCCGCACCGTTGTGGCCACCCGGCAGCTCGCAATCGCAGAGCTATTACGACACCGCGCCGCTCAAGAAGACGCTGGAGCGGCTGGTCGACTTCGATCGCATCAACGATCTGAAAACGCGGCTCAGCGTCGGCGCGGTCGGCGTGGCCTCGGGCAATCTCAGATATTTCGACAATTTCCAATTCAGGAAACTCGGCAAGAAGATCGGCCCGGAGCACATCATGGCCTCCGGCGCGCTGCCGCCCGGCTTTCCTTCCGTCGAGATCGAAGGCGAGCATTACTGGGACGGCGGCATCGCCTCCAATACGCCGCTCGATTACGTGCTGGGTGAGGAAAACAACCGCGATCTCCTGATCTTCCAGATCGATCTGTTCAGCGCGCGGGGCGACTTGCCGACGTCGCTGCTGGAAGCGGCCGAGAGGGAGAAGGACATCCGCTATTCGAGCCGCACCCGCATGAGCACCGACAAGAACAAGCAGGTACACAATGCGCGCAAGGCGCTGCGCGAACTGCTCGGAAAATTGCCCGACAATCTCAAGAGCGATCCGTCGGTGGCAGTCCTCTGCAACGCAGCCAGGGAAAACACTGTCACCGTGGTGCACCTGATCTACAAGAGCAAGAACTACGAATCATCGTCGAAGGACTACGACTTTTCGCATGTCGCCATGGTCGAGCACTGGAACGCGGGCGTCCGCGACGTGCACCTGTCGATGCGTCACAGGGATGTACTGGAGCGCCCGCAATCGGGCGAGACCATGATGGCCTACGATATGACGGGGGATGTTTCGAAGGCCCCCGAAGCCAAGCAGGAGTGA